One Monomorium pharaonis isolate MP-MQ-018 chromosome 4, ASM1337386v2, whole genome shotgun sequence DNA segment encodes these proteins:
- the LOC105836380 gene encoding octopamine receptor beta-3R isoform X2 encodes MEVSEPPDEEVYRSIFKINFSSSFENVPPVESNPSVVVESRNVSLIALKGVIMVSIIVTALLGNALVIASVRRHRKLRVPTNRYVVSLAMADLLVAVCAMTFNASVELSGKWLLGSIMCDVWNSMDVYFSTASILHLCCISVDRYYAIVRPLEYPAIMRTVTVTAMLCSAWTLPALISFIPICMGWYTTQQHLDFRRKNPQICMFVVNLPYALISSCVSFWIPGVVMIIMYCKIYKEAIRQRAALSRASSSTVLNNVYLRRSSGGSRHPSRTSHQLLLHPSDASDYGRPLSYRSSAAELNVENGTSIRQQTKSWRAEHKAARTLGIIMGAFLLCWLPFFIWYLTTSLCGEACYVPDTVVSVLFWIGYFNSALNPLIYAYFNRDFRDAFKDTLKSALPCCAGCWKTPSQFV; translated from the exons ATGGAAGTCAGTGAGCCTCCGGACGAGGAGGTCTACCGCTCGATATTcaagattaatttttcttcaagCTTTGAGAATGTTCCCCCCGTTGAAAGCAATCCGAGCGTTGTCGTTGAATCGAGAAACGTCAGTTTAATCGCCCTTAAGGGCGTCATAATGGTCAGCATCATCGTCACCGCCCTGTTAGGCAATGCCCTGGTGATCGCCAGCGTCAGAAGACACCGGAAGCTACGGGTGCCCACCAATCGCTATGTAGTTTCGTTAGCAATGGCGGACCTCTTAGTGGCGGTGTGCGCCATGACATTTAATGCTTCTGTCGAGCTGTCCGGTAAATGGCTTCTAGGAAGTATCATGTGCGACGTGTGGAACTCGATGGACGTTTATTTCAGCACCGCCAGCATCCTCCATCTATGTTGTATCAGCGTCGATAGGTATTACGCGATAGTCAGGCCGCTGGAGTACCCGGCCATTATGAGGACTGTAACAGTTACTGCCATGCTGTGTAGTGCTTGGACTCTGCCGGCCCTGATTAGCTTTATACCTATCTGTATGGGCTGGTACACCACGCAGCAACACCTGGATTTCCGTCGCAAGAATCCGCAG ATTTGCATGTTCGTGGTGAACCTCCCATATGCGCTGATCAGTTCCTGCGTGTCCTTCTGGATCCCGGGTGTCGTGATGATCATCATGTACTGCAAGATCTACAAGGAGGCAATCAGACAAAGAGCGGCCCTCAGTAGGGCGTCGAGCAGCACGGTGTTGAACAACGTTTACCTGCGCCGCTCCTCCGGCGGCTCCAGGCATCCCTCTAGGACGTCGCATCAGCTGCTGCTACATCCGAGTGACGCCAGCGATTACGGGAGACCGCTCTCTTACAGATCCTCAGCGGCGGAGCTCAACGTCGAGAACG GTACTTCGATACGACAGCAAACGAAAAGTTGGCGGGCTGAACACAAAGCTGCGAGAACACTTGGTATAATTATGGGGGCGTTTCTTCTTTGTTGGCTGCCGTTCTTCATCTG GTATCTGACGACGTCATTATGCGGCGAGGCCTGTTATGTCCCGGACACGGTGGTATCCGTGCTTTTCTGGATAGGTTACTTCAACAGCGCCCTAAATCCACTCATCTATGCGTATTTCAACCGTGACTTCCGTGACGCCTTCAAGGATACCCTAAAGAGCGCCTTGCCCTGCTGCGCCGGCTGCTGGAAGACACCCTCGCAATTCGTGTAG